Proteins encoded in a region of the Phocoena phocoena chromosome X, mPhoPho1.1, whole genome shotgun sequence genome:
- the LOC136142669 gene encoding ribosomal biogenesis factor-like isoform X2: MAKNKLRGQKSRNVFHRASQKTLRLKNTAKPVTTNLKKINTRTPQQCHKNEPVNGEEATRLMAQL, from the exons ATGGCCAAGAACAAACTAAGAGGGCAGAAGTCCAGGAATGTATTCCACAGAGCCAGCCAAAAAACTTTAAggttaaaaaatacagcaaaaccgg TTACCACTAATCTTAAGAAGATAAACACT CGGACTCCTCAGCAGTGTCATAAAAATGAACCAGTTAATGGTGAGGAAGCTACAAGATTAATGGCTCAGCTGTAA
- the LOC136142669 gene encoding ribosomal biogenesis factor-like isoform X1 codes for MAKNKLRGQKSRNVFHRASQKTLRLKNTAKPVTTNLKKINTVNDEKVNRVETASGDIQKEPAHFLKGLSLEPLQKQRTPQQCHKNEPVNGEEATRLMAQL; via the exons ATGGCCAAGAACAAACTAAGAGGGCAGAAGTCCAGGAATGTATTCCACAGAGCCAGCCAAAAAACTTTAAggttaaaaaatacagcaaaaccgg TTACCACTAATCTTAAGAAGATAAACACTGTGAATGATGAAAAAGTTAATAGAGTGGAAACAGCTTCTGGAGATATACAAAAGGAACCTGCACATTTCTTAAAAGGCCTTTCTCTTGAACCTCTGCAGAAACAGCGGACTCCTCAGCAGTGTCATAAAAATGAACCAGTTAATGGTGAGGAAGCTACAAGATTAATGGCTCAGCTGTAA